One Coffea arabica cultivar ET-39 chromosome 5e, Coffea Arabica ET-39 HiFi, whole genome shotgun sequence DNA segment encodes these proteins:
- the LOC113687905 gene encoding NAC domain-containing protein 21/22-like isoform X2: MMMNLSMVEAKLPPGFRFHPRDEELICDYLMKRVACCDQPPLMIEVDLNKCEPWDIPENACVGGKEYYFYSQRDRKYATGLRTNRATLSGYWKATGKDRPVLRKGTLVGMRKTLVFYQGRAPKGRKTDWVMHEFRLEGPFGPPKLSSPKEDWVLCRVFFKNRDNNIIAAKQDMDMNSYDGETSPSPLPPLMDPYFKFGQTQTNTNEHEQVPCFSIFSSDQANNNSQPFSYLTHMDLPNFSTKNMPTFNFGGIPDFGAYFSSSCCEQKVIKAVLNQLTKLENASPNVKGSPSFGEASTSDSFLSEVALSTMWNNQY, from the exons aTGATGATGAATCTAAGCATGGTGGAGGCAAAGTTGCCACCAGGGTTCAGGTTCCACCCAAGAGATGAAGAGCTGATATGTGATTACTTGATGAAAAGGGTAGCATGCTGTGATCAACCTCCGCTCATGATCGAGGTTGACCTCAACAAGTGTGAACCTTGGGATATTCCTG AAAATGCGTGTGTAGGGGGGAAGGAGTATTATTTCTACAGCCAGCGTGACCGGAAATATGCAACTGGATTGAGAACAAATAGAGCTACGTTATCGGGATATTGGAAGGCCACCGGAAAAGACAGGCCGGTGCTGCGCAAGGGTACCCTGGTGGGGATGAGGAAAACCTTGGTGTTCTATCAAGGGAGAGCACCAAAGGGAAGGAAAACTGATTGGGTGATGCATGAGTTCCGCCTGGAAGGTCCCTTTGGCCCTCCTAAACTCTCCTCTCCCAAG GAGGATTGGGTGTTATGTAGGGTTTTCTTCAAGAATAGAGACAATAATATTATTGCTGCCAAACAAGATATGGACATGAACAGCTACGATGGTGAGACTAGCCCTTCACCTTTGCCCCCATTAATGGATCCCTACTTCAAATTCGGCCAAACTCAGACCAATACCAACGAGCACGAGCAAGTGCCCTGCTTCTCCATTTTCTCATCCGACCAAGCCAACAACAACAGCCAGCCCTTCTCATACCTCACCCATATGGACCTTCCCAACTTTTCCACCAAGAATATGCCCACTTTTAATTTTGGAGGTATACCAGATTTTGGAGCATATTTCAGCTCCTCTTGCTGTGAACAAAAGGTCATAAAGGCTGTCTTGAACCAACTTACGAAGCTGGAAAATGCCTCCCCAAACGTCAAAGGCTCTCCAAGCTTTGGGGAAGCAAGTACCTCCGACAGTTTTTTATCTGAAGTGGCGCTTTCTACCATGTGGAATAACCAATACTGA
- the LOC113687905 gene encoding NAC domain-containing protein 21/22-like isoform X1, whose amino-acid sequence MMMNLSMVEAKLPPGFRFHPRDEELICDYLMKRVACCDQPPLMIEVDLNKCEPWDIPENACVGGKEYYFYSQRDRKYATGLRTNRATLSGYWKATGKDRPVLRKGTLVGMRKTLVFYQGRAPKGRKTDWVMHEFRLEGPFGPPKLSSPKQEDWVLCRVFFKNRDNNIIAAKQDMDMNSYDGETSPSPLPPLMDPYFKFGQTQTNTNEHEQVPCFSIFSSDQANNNSQPFSYLTHMDLPNFSTKNMPTFNFGGIPDFGAYFSSSCCEQKVIKAVLNQLTKLENASPNVKGSPSFGEASTSDSFLSEVALSTMWNNQY is encoded by the exons aTGATGATGAATCTAAGCATGGTGGAGGCAAAGTTGCCACCAGGGTTCAGGTTCCACCCAAGAGATGAAGAGCTGATATGTGATTACTTGATGAAAAGGGTAGCATGCTGTGATCAACCTCCGCTCATGATCGAGGTTGACCTCAACAAGTGTGAACCTTGGGATATTCCTG AAAATGCGTGTGTAGGGGGGAAGGAGTATTATTTCTACAGCCAGCGTGACCGGAAATATGCAACTGGATTGAGAACAAATAGAGCTACGTTATCGGGATATTGGAAGGCCACCGGAAAAGACAGGCCGGTGCTGCGCAAGGGTACCCTGGTGGGGATGAGGAAAACCTTGGTGTTCTATCAAGGGAGAGCACCAAAGGGAAGGAAAACTGATTGGGTGATGCATGAGTTCCGCCTGGAAGGTCCCTTTGGCCCTCCTAAACTCTCCTCTCCCAAG CAGGAGGATTGGGTGTTATGTAGGGTTTTCTTCAAGAATAGAGACAATAATATTATTGCTGCCAAACAAGATATGGACATGAACAGCTACGATGGTGAGACTAGCCCTTCACCTTTGCCCCCATTAATGGATCCCTACTTCAAATTCGGCCAAACTCAGACCAATACCAACGAGCACGAGCAAGTGCCCTGCTTCTCCATTTTCTCATCCGACCAAGCCAACAACAACAGCCAGCCCTTCTCATACCTCACCCATATGGACCTTCCCAACTTTTCCACCAAGAATATGCCCACTTTTAATTTTGGAGGTATACCAGATTTTGGAGCATATTTCAGCTCCTCTTGCTGTGAACAAAAGGTCATAAAGGCTGTCTTGAACCAACTTACGAAGCTGGAAAATGCCTCCCCAAACGTCAAAGGCTCTCCAAGCTTTGGGGAAGCAAGTACCTCCGACAGTTTTTTATCTGAAGTGGCGCTTTCTACCATGTGGAATAACCAATACTGA
- the LOC113688573 gene encoding uncharacterized protein isoform X1: MFSCKTASETLEWINAVIEFIEPYRFLIDAHVVNFFKDGLWEAVPKDWMDCLSKDPIQNLLSIPSGLVHDHWPASLKEFVLTLKSLSLPRDQANLFQEFPGLDMTSLNNVLAQGMNRKKKHEIEAVAAVVSSVARNIGSTRVVDVGAGQGYLAQVLSFQHGLSVYAIDACLHHGKVTDARAERVRKYYASKMRKSGLESRELSIPKTVTCQVLSANMLNNLSSSFIQGEHAKKPNVVSEIMSEQREGPHESELPSTSDVFCSSSLILAGLHACGDLSVTMLRTFLESDQVKSVISIGCCYNLLSEDDSDKASSVCGFPMSKGVKFTGFALGRSARDLACQSAERWKCLGEFAGLHNFELHAFRAAFQMVLSQYYPKLLMESPSLGRQGKALRRQQHQKILESNLSYEEPKFFSASSSTNISKEGSRFAFACTESRDTEKKVAGSCCDIDGLSCESFGESSMNEETSSFDRFSLFLEFCHSGLNRLGLHYLSDIELHKVWEETEPFSVLIGPYWSLRAALGPVLETIILLDRLLFLQEQGSIVEAVMLPIFDPVLSPRNVAIIAKKRTTPV, from the exons ATGTTTTCGTGCAAGACAGCAAGTGAAACCCTAGAGTGGATTAACGCAGTCATAGAATTCATTGAGCCCTACAGATTCTTGATCGATGCCCACGTCGTTAATTTCTTCAAGGACGGCCTCTGGGAAGCAGTCCCCAAAGACTGGATGGATTGCCTTTCCAAGGATCCCATCCAAAATCTCCTCAGTATTCCCTCCGGTCTCGTTCAC GATCACTGGCCGGCTTCCCTCAAGGAATTCGTGCTTACTTTAAAGTCTCTTTCTCTTCCTCGTGACCAAGCTAATTTGTTCCAG GAATTTCCTGGTCTGGATATGACTTCATTGAATAATGTTCTAGCTCAAGGCATGAATCGTAAGAAAAAACATGAA ATTGAAGCTGTTGCTGCAGTAGTTAGTTCAGTTGCAAGGAATATTGGATCCACTAGAGTAGTTGATGTTGGTGCTGGACAG GGTTATCTGGCACAAGTACTTTCTTTCCAACACGGGCTTTCTGTGTATGCAATTGATGCCTGTTTGCATCACGGGAAAGTTACAGATGCAAGAGCTGAGCGAGTTAGAAAGTATTATGCTTCTAAGATGCGCAAATCAGG ATTGGAAAGCAGAGAGTTGAGCATCCCGAAGACAGTAACATGCCAGGTGCTGTCTGCTAATATGCTGAATAACTTGAGTAGCTCCTTTATTCAGGGGGAACATGCAAAGAAGCCAAATGTAGTAAGCGAGATTATGTCTGAACAACGTGAAGGACCTCATGAGAGTGAATTGCCTTCTACCTCTGATGTGTTTTGCAGCTCTTCGTTGATCCTTGCTGGACTTCATGCCTGTGGTGATCTTTCAGTGACAATGCTAAG GACATTCTTGGAGTCCGACCAAGTTAAATCTGTCATTAGCATTGGGTGTTGCTACAATTTATTGTCCGAGGATGATAGTGACAAAGCTTCTTCTGTCTGCGGGTTTCCAATGAGCAAAGGTGTTAAATTTACAGGCTTTGCACTGGGGAGAAGTGCGCGTGATCTTGCTTGTCAG AGTGCAGAAAGGTGGAAGTGTTTGGGAGAATTTGCTGGCCTTCATAATTTTGAGTTGCATGCTTTTCGTGCTGCTTTCCAGATG GTTCTTTCACAATATTATCCAAAATTGTTGATGGAAAGTCCTTCCCTAGGGCGTCAAGGGAAAGCTTTACGCCGCCAACAGCACCAGAAGATCCTGGAGTCTAATTTGAGCTATGAAGAGCCTAAATTCTTCTCAGCTTCCTCATCTACAAACATCTCTAAGGAAGGAAGTCGGTTTGCCTTTGCTTGTACTGAAAGCAGAGATACTGAGAAAAAAG TTGCAGGTTCATGCTGTGATATTGATGGCCTTTCTTGTGAATCTTTTGGTGAGAGTTCCATGAATGAAGAGACTAGTTCTTTTGACAGATTCTCACTGTTTTTGGAATTTTGCCACTCTGGACTAAACCGTCTTGGCCTCCATTATTTGTCGGACATAGAACTTCACAAAGTGTGGGAGGAAACAGAACCATTTTCT GTATTAATTGGACCTTACTGGTCTCTTCGTGCTGCTTTGGGACCCGTTCTGGAAACTATTATTCTGCTTGATAGATTGTTGTTCCTCCAGGAGCAAGGCAGTATCGTAGAAGCAGTCATGTTACCTATATTTGATCCTGTATTATCTCCAAGGAACGTCGCTATAATCGCAAAGAAAAGGACGACACCTGTGTAG
- the LOC113688573 gene encoding uncharacterized protein isoform X2, translated as MPTSLISSRTASGKQSPKTGWIAFPRIPSKISSVFPPLRWSEYIGWLWTCWQDHWPASLKEFVLTLKSLSLPRDQANLFQEFPGLDMTSLNNVLAQGMNRKKKHEIEAVAAVVSSVARNIGSTRVVDVGAGQGYLAQVLSFQHGLSVYAIDACLHHGKVTDARAERVRKYYASKMRKSGLESRELSIPKTVTCQVLSANMLNNLSSSFIQGEHAKKPNVVSEIMSEQREGPHESELPSTSDVFCSSSLILAGLHACGDLSVTMLRTFLESDQVKSVISIGCCYNLLSEDDSDKASSVCGFPMSKGVKFTGFALGRSARDLACQSAERWKCLGEFAGLHNFELHAFRAAFQMVLSQYYPKLLMESPSLGRQGKALRRQQHQKILESNLSYEEPKFFSASSSTNISKEGSRFAFACTESRDTEKKVAGSCCDIDGLSCESFGESSMNEETSSFDRFSLFLEFCHSGLNRLGLHYLSDIELHKVWEETEPFSVLIGPYWSLRAALGPVLETIILLDRLLFLQEQGSIVEAVMLPIFDPVLSPRNVAIIAKKRTTPV; from the exons ATGCCCACGTCGTTAATTTCTTCAAGGACGGCCTCTGGGAAGCAGTCCCCAAAGACTGGATGGATTGCCTTTCCAAGGATCCCATCCAAAATCTCCTCAGTATTCCCTCCG TTACGATGGAGTGAGTATATTGGTTGGCTGTGGACTTGTTGGCAGGATCACTGGCCGGCTTCCCTCAAGGAATTCGTGCTTACTTTAAAGTCTCTTTCTCTTCCTCGTGACCAAGCTAATTTGTTCCAG GAATTTCCTGGTCTGGATATGACTTCATTGAATAATGTTCTAGCTCAAGGCATGAATCGTAAGAAAAAACATGAA ATTGAAGCTGTTGCTGCAGTAGTTAGTTCAGTTGCAAGGAATATTGGATCCACTAGAGTAGTTGATGTTGGTGCTGGACAG GGTTATCTGGCACAAGTACTTTCTTTCCAACACGGGCTTTCTGTGTATGCAATTGATGCCTGTTTGCATCACGGGAAAGTTACAGATGCAAGAGCTGAGCGAGTTAGAAAGTATTATGCTTCTAAGATGCGCAAATCAGG ATTGGAAAGCAGAGAGTTGAGCATCCCGAAGACAGTAACATGCCAGGTGCTGTCTGCTAATATGCTGAATAACTTGAGTAGCTCCTTTATTCAGGGGGAACATGCAAAGAAGCCAAATGTAGTAAGCGAGATTATGTCTGAACAACGTGAAGGACCTCATGAGAGTGAATTGCCTTCTACCTCTGATGTGTTTTGCAGCTCTTCGTTGATCCTTGCTGGACTTCATGCCTGTGGTGATCTTTCAGTGACAATGCTAAG GACATTCTTGGAGTCCGACCAAGTTAAATCTGTCATTAGCATTGGGTGTTGCTACAATTTATTGTCCGAGGATGATAGTGACAAAGCTTCTTCTGTCTGCGGGTTTCCAATGAGCAAAGGTGTTAAATTTACAGGCTTTGCACTGGGGAGAAGTGCGCGTGATCTTGCTTGTCAG AGTGCAGAAAGGTGGAAGTGTTTGGGAGAATTTGCTGGCCTTCATAATTTTGAGTTGCATGCTTTTCGTGCTGCTTTCCAGATG GTTCTTTCACAATATTATCCAAAATTGTTGATGGAAAGTCCTTCCCTAGGGCGTCAAGGGAAAGCTTTACGCCGCCAACAGCACCAGAAGATCCTGGAGTCTAATTTGAGCTATGAAGAGCCTAAATTCTTCTCAGCTTCCTCATCTACAAACATCTCTAAGGAAGGAAGTCGGTTTGCCTTTGCTTGTACTGAAAGCAGAGATACTGAGAAAAAAG TTGCAGGTTCATGCTGTGATATTGATGGCCTTTCTTGTGAATCTTTTGGTGAGAGTTCCATGAATGAAGAGACTAGTTCTTTTGACAGATTCTCACTGTTTTTGGAATTTTGCCACTCTGGACTAAACCGTCTTGGCCTCCATTATTTGTCGGACATAGAACTTCACAAAGTGTGGGAGGAAACAGAACCATTTTCT GTATTAATTGGACCTTACTGGTCTCTTCGTGCTGCTTTGGGACCCGTTCTGGAAACTATTATTCTGCTTGATAGATTGTTGTTCCTCCAGGAGCAAGGCAGTATCGTAGAAGCAGTCATGTTACCTATATTTGATCCTGTATTATCTCCAAGGAACGTCGCTATAATCGCAAAGAAAAGGACGACACCTGTGTAG
- the LOC113688573 gene encoding uncharacterized protein isoform X3, giving the protein MPTSLISSRTASGKQSPKTGWIAFPRIPSKISSVFPPDHWPASLKEFVLTLKSLSLPRDQANLFQEFPGLDMTSLNNVLAQGMNRKKKHEIEAVAAVVSSVARNIGSTRVVDVGAGQGYLAQVLSFQHGLSVYAIDACLHHGKVTDARAERVRKYYASKMRKSGLESRELSIPKTVTCQVLSANMLNNLSSSFIQGEHAKKPNVVSEIMSEQREGPHESELPSTSDVFCSSSLILAGLHACGDLSVTMLRTFLESDQVKSVISIGCCYNLLSEDDSDKASSVCGFPMSKGVKFTGFALGRSARDLACQSAERWKCLGEFAGLHNFELHAFRAAFQMVLSQYYPKLLMESPSLGRQGKALRRQQHQKILESNLSYEEPKFFSASSSTNISKEGSRFAFACTESRDTEKKVAGSCCDIDGLSCESFGESSMNEETSSFDRFSLFLEFCHSGLNRLGLHYLSDIELHKVWEETEPFSVLIGPYWSLRAALGPVLETIILLDRLLFLQEQGSIVEAVMLPIFDPVLSPRNVAIIAKKRTTPV; this is encoded by the exons ATGCCCACGTCGTTAATTTCTTCAAGGACGGCCTCTGGGAAGCAGTCCCCAAAGACTGGATGGATTGCCTTTCCAAGGATCCCATCCAAAATCTCCTCAGTATTCCCTCCG GATCACTGGCCGGCTTCCCTCAAGGAATTCGTGCTTACTTTAAAGTCTCTTTCTCTTCCTCGTGACCAAGCTAATTTGTTCCAG GAATTTCCTGGTCTGGATATGACTTCATTGAATAATGTTCTAGCTCAAGGCATGAATCGTAAGAAAAAACATGAA ATTGAAGCTGTTGCTGCAGTAGTTAGTTCAGTTGCAAGGAATATTGGATCCACTAGAGTAGTTGATGTTGGTGCTGGACAG GGTTATCTGGCACAAGTACTTTCTTTCCAACACGGGCTTTCTGTGTATGCAATTGATGCCTGTTTGCATCACGGGAAAGTTACAGATGCAAGAGCTGAGCGAGTTAGAAAGTATTATGCTTCTAAGATGCGCAAATCAGG ATTGGAAAGCAGAGAGTTGAGCATCCCGAAGACAGTAACATGCCAGGTGCTGTCTGCTAATATGCTGAATAACTTGAGTAGCTCCTTTATTCAGGGGGAACATGCAAAGAAGCCAAATGTAGTAAGCGAGATTATGTCTGAACAACGTGAAGGACCTCATGAGAGTGAATTGCCTTCTACCTCTGATGTGTTTTGCAGCTCTTCGTTGATCCTTGCTGGACTTCATGCCTGTGGTGATCTTTCAGTGACAATGCTAAG GACATTCTTGGAGTCCGACCAAGTTAAATCTGTCATTAGCATTGGGTGTTGCTACAATTTATTGTCCGAGGATGATAGTGACAAAGCTTCTTCTGTCTGCGGGTTTCCAATGAGCAAAGGTGTTAAATTTACAGGCTTTGCACTGGGGAGAAGTGCGCGTGATCTTGCTTGTCAG AGTGCAGAAAGGTGGAAGTGTTTGGGAGAATTTGCTGGCCTTCATAATTTTGAGTTGCATGCTTTTCGTGCTGCTTTCCAGATG GTTCTTTCACAATATTATCCAAAATTGTTGATGGAAAGTCCTTCCCTAGGGCGTCAAGGGAAAGCTTTACGCCGCCAACAGCACCAGAAGATCCTGGAGTCTAATTTGAGCTATGAAGAGCCTAAATTCTTCTCAGCTTCCTCATCTACAAACATCTCTAAGGAAGGAAGTCGGTTTGCCTTTGCTTGTACTGAAAGCAGAGATACTGAGAAAAAAG TTGCAGGTTCATGCTGTGATATTGATGGCCTTTCTTGTGAATCTTTTGGTGAGAGTTCCATGAATGAAGAGACTAGTTCTTTTGACAGATTCTCACTGTTTTTGGAATTTTGCCACTCTGGACTAAACCGTCTTGGCCTCCATTATTTGTCGGACATAGAACTTCACAAAGTGTGGGAGGAAACAGAACCATTTTCT GTATTAATTGGACCTTACTGGTCTCTTCGTGCTGCTTTGGGACCCGTTCTGGAAACTATTATTCTGCTTGATAGATTGTTGTTCCTCCAGGAGCAAGGCAGTATCGTAGAAGCAGTCATGTTACCTATATTTGATCCTGTATTATCTCCAAGGAACGTCGCTATAATCGCAAAGAAAAGGACGACACCTGTGTAG